The following are encoded together in the Equus quagga isolate Etosha38 chromosome 1, UCLA_HA_Equagga_1.0, whole genome shotgun sequence genome:
- the CERS5 gene encoding ceramide synthase 5 isoform X3 — protein sequence MLASRTVVLIRPNPMPSLKRCSYLLPSILMRKGWRACQSNWTGMSEKSSAGFAIGGIRTSPQRSPNSVKACRWRFTFYLCIFCYGIRFLWPSTWFWDTRQCWHSYPYQSLTSGLYYYYIMELAFYWSLMFSQFTDIKRKDFLIMFVHHLATIGLITFSYINNMVRVGTLVMCLHDASDFLLEAAKLANYAKYQRLCDTLFVIFGAVFVATRLGIYPFWVLNTTLFESWEMIGPYPSWWLFNGLLLILQVLHIIWSYLIMRIAFKALIRGKVSKDDRSDVESSSEEEDVTTSTKSPRGGNSSNGANRVNGHMGGSYWAEE from the exons ATGTTGGCATCCAGGACAGTGGTCCTTATCAGACCCAACCCAATGCCATCCTTGAAAAGGTGTTCATATCTATTACCAAG TATCCTGATGAGAAAAGGCTGGAGGGCCTGTCAAAGCAACTGGACTGGGATGTCCGAAAAATCCAGTGCTGGTTTCGCCATCGGAGGAATCAGGACAAGCCCCCAACGCTCACCAAATTCTGTGAAAGCATGTAG GTGGagattcactttttatttatgtatattctgCTACGGAATTAGATTTCTCTGGCCG tcAACTTGGTTCTGGGACACCAGACAGTGCTGGCATAGCTATCCATATCAG TCTCTCACAAGTGGGCTTTATTACTATTATATCATGGAATTGGCCTTCTATTGGTCTCTTATGTTTTCTCAGtttacagacattaaaagaaag GACTTCCTGATTATGTTTGTGCATCACTTGGCCACCATCGGGCTCATCACCTTCTCCTATATCAACAACATGGTTCGTGTGGGAACTCTGGTCATGTGTCTACATGATGCCTCAGACTTCCTGCTGGAG GCAGCCAAGCTGGCCAATTATGCCAAGTATCAGCGCCTCTGTGACACCCTTTTTGTGATTTTCGGTGCTGTTTTTGTGGCCACTCGTCTAGGAATCTATCCATTCTG GGTTCTGAACACGACACTCTTTGAGAGTTGGGAGATGATCGGGCCCTATCCCTCCTGGTGGCTCTTCAATGGGCTTCTCCTGATCCTGCAGGTTCTGCACATCATCTGGTCCTACCTAATCATGCGAATTGCCTTCAAAGCCTTGATCCGAGGAAAG GTATCTAAGGATGATCGCAGCGATGTGGAGAGCAGCTCAGAGGAAGAAGATGTGACCACCAGCACAAAAAGCCCCCGTGGCGGTAACTCCAGCAATGGTGCCAATCGAGTGAATGGTCACATGGGAGGCAGCTACTGGGCTGAAGAGTGA
- the CERS5 gene encoding ceramide synthase 5 isoform X1: MATAVAGALGLLWGWLWSERFWLPQNVSWADLEGPADGYGYPRARHILSVFPLAAGIFFVRRLFERFIAKPCARHVGIQDSGPYQTQPNAILEKVFISITKYPDEKRLEGLSKQLDWDVRKIQCWFRHRRNQDKPPTLTKFCESMWRFTFYLCIFCYGIRFLWPSTWFWDTRQCWHSYPYQSLTSGLYYYYIMELAFYWSLMFSQFTDIKRKDFLIMFVHHLATIGLITFSYINNMVRVGTLVMCLHDASDFLLEAAKLANYAKYQRLCDTLFVIFGAVFVATRLGIYPFWVLNTTLFESWEMIGPYPSWWLFNGLLLILQVLHIIWSYLIMRIAFKALIRGKVSKDDRSDVESSSEEEDVTTSTKSPRGGNSSNGANRVNGHMGGSYWAEE, translated from the exons ATGGCGACAGCGGTGGCGGGAGCCCTGGGCCTGCTGTGGGGCTGGCTGTGGAGCGAACGCTTCTGGCTGCCCCAGAACGTGAGCTGGGCCGATCTCGAGGGCCCGGCCGACGGCTACGGCTACCCGCGGGCCCGGCACATTCTCTCGGTGTTCCCGCTGGCGGCGGGCATATTCTTCGTGAGGCGGCTCTTCGAGCG ATTTATTGCCAAACCTTGTGCACGCCATGTTGGCATCCAGGACAGTGGTCCTTATCAGACCCAACCCAATGCCATCCTTGAAAAGGTGTTCATATCTATTACCAAG TATCCTGATGAGAAAAGGCTGGAGGGCCTGTCAAAGCAACTGGACTGGGATGTCCGAAAAATCCAGTGCTGGTTTCGCCATCGGAGGAATCAGGACAAGCCCCCAACGCTCACCAAATTCTGTGAAAGCAT GTGGagattcactttttatttatgtatattctgCTACGGAATTAGATTTCTCTGGCCG tcAACTTGGTTCTGGGACACCAGACAGTGCTGGCATAGCTATCCATATCAG TCTCTCACAAGTGGGCTTTATTACTATTATATCATGGAATTGGCCTTCTATTGGTCTCTTATGTTTTCTCAGtttacagacattaaaagaaag GACTTCCTGATTATGTTTGTGCATCACTTGGCCACCATCGGGCTCATCACCTTCTCCTATATCAACAACATGGTTCGTGTGGGAACTCTGGTCATGTGTCTACATGATGCCTCAGACTTCCTGCTGGAG GCAGCCAAGCTGGCCAATTATGCCAAGTATCAGCGCCTCTGTGACACCCTTTTTGTGATTTTCGGTGCTGTTTTTGTGGCCACTCGTCTAGGAATCTATCCATTCTG GGTTCTGAACACGACACTCTTTGAGAGTTGGGAGATGATCGGGCCCTATCCCTCCTGGTGGCTCTTCAATGGGCTTCTCCTGATCCTGCAGGTTCTGCACATCATCTGGTCCTACCTAATCATGCGAATTGCCTTCAAAGCCTTGATCCGAGGAAAG GTATCTAAGGATGATCGCAGCGATGTGGAGAGCAGCTCAGAGGAAGAAGATGTGACCACCAGCACAAAAAGCCCCCGTGGCGGTAACTCCAGCAATGGTGCCAATCGAGTGAATGGTCACATGGGAGGCAGCTACTGGGCTGAAGAGTGA
- the CERS5 gene encoding ceramide synthase 5 isoform X2: MATAVAGALGLLWGWLWSERFWLPQNVSWADLEGPADGYGYPRARHILSVFPLAAGIFFVRRLFERFIAKPCARHVGIQDSGPYQTQPNAILEKVFISITKYPDEKRLEGLSKQLDWDVRKIQCWFRHRRNQDKPPTLTKFCESMWRFTFYLCIFCYGIRFLWPSTWFWDTRQCWHSYPYQSLTSGLYYYYIMELAFYWSLMFSQFTDIKRKDFLIMFVHHLATIGLITFSYINNMVRVGTLVMCLHDASDFLLEAAKLANYAKYQRLCDTLFVIFGAVFVATRLGIYPFWVLNTTLFESWEMIGPYPSWWLFNGLLLILQVLHIIWSYLIMRIAFKALIRGKVTYPGRIKPRLCTLHSFLTSFLFSMAGGSWTVSSLACI, from the exons ATGGCGACAGCGGTGGCGGGAGCCCTGGGCCTGCTGTGGGGCTGGCTGTGGAGCGAACGCTTCTGGCTGCCCCAGAACGTGAGCTGGGCCGATCTCGAGGGCCCGGCCGACGGCTACGGCTACCCGCGGGCCCGGCACATTCTCTCGGTGTTCCCGCTGGCGGCGGGCATATTCTTCGTGAGGCGGCTCTTCGAGCG ATTTATTGCCAAACCTTGTGCACGCCATGTTGGCATCCAGGACAGTGGTCCTTATCAGACCCAACCCAATGCCATCCTTGAAAAGGTGTTCATATCTATTACCAAG TATCCTGATGAGAAAAGGCTGGAGGGCCTGTCAAAGCAACTGGACTGGGATGTCCGAAAAATCCAGTGCTGGTTTCGCCATCGGAGGAATCAGGACAAGCCCCCAACGCTCACCAAATTCTGTGAAAGCAT GTGGagattcactttttatttatgtatattctgCTACGGAATTAGATTTCTCTGGCCG tcAACTTGGTTCTGGGACACCAGACAGTGCTGGCATAGCTATCCATATCAG TCTCTCACAAGTGGGCTTTATTACTATTATATCATGGAATTGGCCTTCTATTGGTCTCTTATGTTTTCTCAGtttacagacattaaaagaaag GACTTCCTGATTATGTTTGTGCATCACTTGGCCACCATCGGGCTCATCACCTTCTCCTATATCAACAACATGGTTCGTGTGGGAACTCTGGTCATGTGTCTACATGATGCCTCAGACTTCCTGCTGGAG GCAGCCAAGCTGGCCAATTATGCCAAGTATCAGCGCCTCTGTGACACCCTTTTTGTGATTTTCGGTGCTGTTTTTGTGGCCACTCGTCTAGGAATCTATCCATTCTG GGTTCTGAACACGACACTCTTTGAGAGTTGGGAGATGATCGGGCCCTATCCCTCCTGGTGGCTCTTCAATGGGCTTCTCCTGATCCTGCAGGTTCTGCACATCATCTGGTCCTACCTAATCATGCGAATTGCCTTCAAAGCCTTGATCCGAGGAAAG GTGACCTATCCAGGAAGGATTAAACCCAGACTCTGTACTCTCCACTCTTTTCTcacctccttccttttttctatgGCTGGTGGGAGCTGGACAGTTTCATCTCTTGCAT GTATCTAA